The following are encoded in a window of Arthrobacter sp. NicSoilB4 genomic DNA:
- a CDS encoding GntR family transcriptional regulator, with translation MTTSDTSATSVAPFPGAWRPNPASTVPLFEQLRLNIIERADNGTLAPGTKLPAVRSLAGELAVAPHTVARAYKELEAAGVVVTRGRNGTVVCARDEAWSSLSAAAAEFAASAKAQGASFAEAVQLLAAAYDRE, from the coding sequence GTGACGACCAGTGACACGTCAGCAACATCAGTCGCGCCGTTTCCCGGTGCCTGGCGGCCCAATCCGGCCAGTACCGTCCCCCTGTTTGAACAGCTCCGGCTCAACATCATTGAACGCGCCGACAACGGGACCCTCGCGCCGGGGACGAAGCTCCCCGCGGTCCGGAGCCTCGCCGGCGAGCTGGCCGTCGCTCCCCACACCGTGGCGCGCGCCTACAAGGAACTGGAGGCCGCCGGCGTCGTGGTGACGCGGGGCCGGAACGGGACGGTGGTGTGCGCCCGGGACGAGGCCTGGAGCTCGCTTTCCGCAGCCGCCGCCGAATTCGCCGCCTCGGCCAAGGCCCAGGGTGCCAGCTTCGCCGAGGCCGTCCAGCTGCTCGCCGCCGCCTACGACCGCGAGTAG
- a CDS encoding ABC transporter ATP-binding protein: MLGAFAATCAFVVLNVAAPKVLGDATDVVVDGVVQGSFDQEMLAALLTGVSVMYLGASVFSWVQGALTAVAVQRLGYRLRASVEGKLHVLPSSHFDEQHRGDVLSRATNDVDNIAQALNQLLNQLIMSLLMLSGALAMMLWLSPVLALIALVSVPVSTLITVVVARKSQAHFSEQWGSTGDLHSQLEEFFTGHEVLKAFGSQDAAAATFKEGNDKLFRASARAQYISGVVQPLMVFVSNLNYIAVAVVGALQVLAGAMTIGGLQAFIQFTRLFSQPMGQIGGMLTLMQSCLVSAGRVFELLDAPEIPAELPPPAASAVPAAAAVPAAAGSGAAPAGAGPPVTAPSGAGPDGAGRVAFEHVTFGYSPASPVVQDLSFTVEPGQTVAVVGHTGAGKTTVVNLLMRFYELDSGRITVDGTDIAALPRDELRAGFGTVLQDAWLFTGSIRDNIAYGRPGAGEAEILAAAQASHVDQFVRALPGGYATMLGNDGDSLSRGQRQLVSIARAHLAGRSILILDEATSSVDSRTEVQIRQAMQRLRQGRTSFVIAHRLSTVRDADLILVMDQGRIVEQGTHQQLMARGGLYVELYEAQFARREQRRSALEPGQ; encoded by the coding sequence ATGCTGGGCGCCTTCGCCGCCACGTGCGCCTTTGTGGTGCTCAACGTGGCCGCTCCGAAAGTGTTGGGTGACGCCACCGACGTCGTGGTCGACGGCGTGGTGCAGGGATCCTTTGACCAGGAAATGCTCGCCGCGCTGCTGACGGGGGTGTCCGTCATGTATCTGGGGGCCTCCGTCTTCAGCTGGGTACAGGGTGCCCTGACCGCCGTCGCCGTGCAGCGCCTGGGCTACCGGCTCAGGGCCTCGGTGGAGGGCAAACTGCACGTGCTTCCGTCCAGCCACTTTGACGAGCAGCACCGCGGGGACGTGCTGAGCCGCGCCACGAACGACGTCGACAACATCGCCCAGGCCCTGAACCAGCTGCTCAACCAGCTGATCATGTCGCTGCTGATGCTCTCGGGGGCGTTGGCGATGATGCTGTGGCTCTCCCCGGTCCTGGCCCTGATCGCGCTGGTCTCCGTCCCGGTGTCCACGCTCATCACCGTCGTCGTGGCCAGGAAGTCCCAGGCACATTTCAGCGAGCAGTGGGGGAGCACGGGCGACCTGCACTCCCAGCTGGAAGAGTTCTTCACCGGCCACGAGGTCCTCAAGGCCTTTGGCTCGCAGGACGCCGCCGCGGCCACCTTCAAGGAGGGCAACGACAAGCTCTTCAGGGCCAGTGCCCGCGCACAATACATCTCCGGTGTCGTCCAGCCCCTGATGGTCTTTGTGTCCAACCTCAACTACATCGCCGTCGCCGTGGTCGGCGCGCTCCAGGTCCTCGCCGGCGCCATGACCATCGGCGGGCTCCAGGCCTTCATCCAGTTCACCCGGCTCTTCAGCCAGCCGATGGGGCAGATTGGCGGCATGCTGACCCTGATGCAGTCCTGTCTCGTGTCCGCCGGGCGGGTCTTCGAACTCCTCGACGCGCCGGAGATCCCCGCGGAATTGCCGCCGCCGGCAGCCTCCGCCGTCCCGGCAGCCGCCGCCGTCCCGGCAGCCGCCGGGTCCGGAGCAGCTCCGGCCGGGGCAGGGCCGCCCGTGACAGCGCCGTCCGGGGCAGGGCCGGACGGCGCGGGCCGGGTTGCCTTTGAACATGTCACCTTCGGCTACAGCCCCGCCTCGCCCGTGGTCCAGGACCTGTCCTTCACCGTCGAACCCGGGCAGACCGTGGCGGTCGTCGGCCACACCGGCGCAGGCAAGACCACAGTGGTGAATCTCCTGATGCGCTTCTACGAACTGGATTCCGGCCGGATCACCGTCGACGGCACGGACATCGCGGCATTGCCGCGGGATGAACTGCGGGCCGGGTTCGGCACGGTCCTGCAGGACGCCTGGCTGTTCACCGGCAGCATCCGGGACAACATTGCGTATGGGCGGCCCGGCGCCGGCGAAGCGGAGATTCTGGCCGCGGCGCAGGCCAGCCACGTGGACCAGTTCGTCCGTGCTCTGCCCGGCGGCTACGCCACCATGCTCGGCAACGACGGCGACTCACTGAGCCGCGGCCAGCGCCAGCTCGTCTCCATCGCCAGGGCGCACCTGGCGGGCCGCAGCATCCTGATCCTCGACGAGGCCACCAGCTCCGTCGATAGCCGCACCGAAGTGCAGATCCGGCAGGCGATGCAGCGGCTCCGGCAGGGCCGCACGAGCTTCGTGATAGCCCACCGCTTGTCCACCGTGCGGGACGCTGATCTAATTCTGGTCATGGACCAAGGACGGATCGTTGAGCAAGGGACCCATCAGCAGCTGATGGCCAGGGGTGGACTCTACGTGGAGCTGTACGAGGCGCAGTTCGCCCGCCGCGAACAGCGCAGGAGCGCACTGGAGCCCGGACAGTGA
- a CDS encoding ABC transporter ATP-binding protein, translated as MGRLLAAHKGTVLAIVLLQLVQTTASLLLPTLNAAIIDDGVVGGDVPAILRLGCWMAAIALVQVIAAIAAGYLGAVAAMELGRELRAELFAKVQSMSSQEVGAFGAASLVTRATNDVAQIQNLVVLVFTMLVAAPAIFVGGIVLAMHQDIVLSGIVVAVVPVLAVIMTLIVRRLVPLYRQGQELIDRTSRMLREQIIGANVIRAFVRQRHEIRRFDAVNKDLTNNNLRSALLVAGMMPLIMLVVNLSSVGVVWFGGHRIQSGEMRLGALTAFIAYILQILIAIMMAMYVFMTAPRAAACAERIHAVLDTAPAITDGPGGATPEGHAVEFRNVSFAYPGAEAAVLDRVSFTAVPGTVTAVVGATGSGKTTLLNLLPRFLAATGGTISIGGCDVRSLPLDTLRSLIAVVPQQSYLFSGTLAGNLRMAAPAATDEDLWRVLGSAQAEEFVRKLPLGLEAPVNQGGTNFSGGQRQRLCIARALLREAPVYLFDDSFSALDYGTDHRLRQAMAPLLRTATVLVVAERVATIVDAGLILLLEDGRLVAQGTHQQLMESSPGYREIAASQLVLEETL; from the coding sequence ATGGGCCGGCTGTTGGCCGCCCACAAAGGGACCGTGCTCGCCATCGTTCTCCTGCAGCTGGTGCAGACCACCGCCAGCCTCCTCCTTCCCACGCTGAACGCGGCCATCATCGATGACGGCGTCGTCGGCGGAGATGTCCCGGCAATCCTGCGCCTGGGGTGCTGGATGGCCGCGATCGCCCTGGTGCAGGTCATCGCGGCGATCGCCGCCGGCTATCTGGGCGCCGTAGCGGCCATGGAGCTGGGCCGGGAACTGCGCGCAGAGCTGTTCGCGAAGGTGCAGTCCATGTCCTCCCAGGAGGTAGGGGCGTTCGGAGCTGCCAGCCTGGTGACGCGTGCCACCAACGACGTCGCACAGATCCAGAACCTCGTCGTCCTCGTTTTCACGATGCTGGTCGCCGCGCCCGCCATCTTTGTCGGCGGCATTGTGCTGGCCATGCACCAGGACATCGTCTTGTCCGGGATCGTGGTTGCCGTGGTCCCGGTGCTCGCGGTGATCATGACCCTGATCGTCCGGCGGCTCGTGCCGCTGTACCGGCAGGGCCAGGAACTCATCGACCGGACCAGCCGGATGCTGCGTGAACAGATCATCGGCGCCAACGTCATCCGCGCATTTGTGCGCCAGCGGCACGAAATCCGGCGCTTCGACGCGGTCAACAAGGACCTGACAAACAACAACCTGCGGTCCGCGCTGCTGGTCGCCGGAATGATGCCGCTGATCATGCTGGTGGTCAATCTGTCCTCGGTCGGTGTGGTCTGGTTCGGGGGACACCGCATCCAGTCAGGCGAGATGCGGCTGGGCGCCCTGACGGCGTTCATCGCCTATATCCTGCAGATTCTCATCGCAATCATGATGGCCATGTACGTCTTTATGACGGCCCCGCGGGCGGCTGCCTGCGCGGAACGGATCCACGCGGTCCTCGACACGGCCCCGGCAATCACGGACGGCCCGGGCGGCGCCACACCCGAGGGCCACGCCGTGGAGTTCCGGAACGTCTCCTTCGCGTATCCCGGCGCCGAGGCTGCGGTCCTCGACCGTGTCAGCTTCACGGCCGTTCCCGGGACTGTGACGGCCGTCGTCGGCGCCACCGGCAGCGGCAAGACCACCCTGCTGAACCTGCTGCCCAGGTTCCTCGCCGCCACCGGTGGGACGATCAGCATCGGCGGCTGCGATGTGCGCAGCCTGCCGCTGGACACGTTGCGGAGCCTGATCGCCGTCGTGCCACAGCAGTCCTATCTGTTCTCCGGGACGCTTGCCGGGAACCTGCGGATGGCCGCCCCGGCGGCGACGGACGAAGATCTGTGGCGCGTGCTTGGCAGCGCGCAGGCCGAGGAGTTCGTGCGGAAGCTGCCGCTGGGGCTGGAGGCGCCGGTGAACCAGGGCGGCACGAATTTCTCCGGCGGGCAACGGCAGCGCCTGTGCATCGCACGCGCCTTGCTCCGGGAGGCTCCCGTGTACTTGTTCGACGACAGCTTCTCGGCGCTGGACTACGGCACCGACCACCGGCTCCGTCAGGCAATGGCGCCGCTGCTGCGTACGGCCACCGTCCTGGTTGTCGCCGAAAGGGTCGCCACGATCGTCGATGCCGGACTGATCCTGCTCCTTGAGGACGGCCGGCTGGTGGCGCAGGGAACCCATCAGCAGTTGATGGAATCCTCGCCGGGCTACCGGGAAATCGCCGCCTCCCAGCTGGTGCTGGAGGAGACTCTGTGA